The genomic stretch GTGCCCAACCACTCCTCCGACCAGCACGAGTGGTTCAAGCGGGCGCTGCGCGAGGGCCCCGGCTCCGCGCTGCGCGACCGCTACCACTTCCGCCCCGGCAAGGGCGAGAACGGCGAACTGCCGCCCAACGACTGGGAGTCCATCTTCGGCGGCCCGGCGTGGACCCGGGTCACGGAGCCGGACGGCACGCCCGGCGAGTGGTACCTGCACCTCTTCGCCCCGGAGCAGCCCGACTTCAACTGGGAGCACCCGGCCGTCGGCGACGAGTTCCGCTCGATCCTGCGGTTCTGGCTGGACATGGGCGTCGACGGTTTCCGGATCGACGTCGCACACGGCATGGTCAAGGCCGAGGGACTGCCGGACCTGGGATCCCACGATCAGCTCAAGCTGCTGGGCAACGATGTCATGCCGTTCTTCGACCAGGACGGCGTGCACGACATCTACCGCAAGTGGCGGCTGATCCTCGACGAGTACGACGGTGAGCGCATCTTCGTCGCCGAGGCGTGGACGCCGACCGTCGAGCGCACCGCGAACTACGTCCGCCCCGACGAGCTGCACCAGGCCTTCAACTTCCAGTACCTGGGCACCGAATGGGGCGCCGAGGAGCTGCGCACCTGCATCGACCGCACGCTGGAGGCGATGCGCCCGGTGGGCGCCCCGGCGACCTGGGTCCTGTCGAACCACGACGTGACCCGGCACGCCACCCGCTTCGCCAACCCGCCCGGCCTGGGCACCCAGATCCGCACGGCGGGCGACCGCGAACTGGGCCTGCGCCGCGCACGGGCGGCCACGCTCCTGATGCTGGCGCTGCCGGGTTCGGCGTACGTCTACCAGGGCGAGGAGCTGGGCCTGCCGGACGTCGTAGACCTGCCCGACGAGGTGCGCCAGGACCCGGCGTTCTTCCGCGGCGCGGGCCAGGACGGCTTCCGCGACGGCTGCCGGGTGCCGATCCCGTGGACCCGCGAGGGGTCGTCGTACGGCTTCGGCAGCGGTGGCAGCTGGCTGCCGCAGCCGTCGGTCTGGGCCGAGCTGAGCGTGGAGGCGCAGTCCGGCACCGCGGGTTCGACCCTGGAGCTGTACCGCGCGGCCCTGGCCGCCCGCCGCGAGCACCCGGACCTGGGCGCCGGCGATGCGGTGGAATGGCTGAAGGCCCCCGAGGGCGTGCTGGCCTTCCGCCGCGGCGAGTTCGTCTGCGTCGCCAACACGACCGGCGAGTCGGTGACCACCCCGGCCCACGGCCGCCTGCTCCTCGCCAGCGGCGAGATCGCCGAGGTGGACGGCGAGGCCAAGCTCCCCGCCGACACCACGGCCTGGTGGACGACCGCCTGACAGTCGGTACCCACACCAACAGAGGGCCCGCTTCGGCGGGCCCTCTGTCGTGTCACTGCGGGGTCTACTTCCAGGTGTCGGCCGTCGAGTAGCCCGACGAACTGCCCGTCGTGTAGGAGCGGTTGGTGCCAGACTCCCAGGTCACGTTCCCGGAGCCGTCCTTCTTGATGAATTTGTACGCGAAGGCCGTGCTCTTCGGCACGATCACCAGCTTGCTCCACGTCGGGTACGACGCCGACGACAGCGGGATGGCGTCGTCGGTGTCCCAGGAGCCGAGCGAGGCGGTCGAGCCGACCACGTAGACGTTGGTGCCGAAGTCCGTGGTGGCCGTGACATTGAAGGTGACGTCGGTGGCGTCGGCGCTCGCCACGTTCCAGGAGTTGTTGAAGGCCGGCGCCGAAGTCGTGGTCGCCCCGGACCGGTTGGCGTTGGACTCCCAGGTGACGTTGCCGGAGCTGTCCTTCTTTATGTATTTGAACTCGAAGGACGTGTTGACCGGCACGCTCACCGCGCCGGACCAGACCGGGTAGCCGGACGACGACAGCTTCACCGCCTGGGAGGTGTCCCAGTTGCCCAGCGCCGCGATCGAGCCGACGACGTACACGTCCTGGCCGGAGCTGGTGGCCGCGTACTCGTTGAAGGTCGCCGTCACCGTCGAGGTTCCGTCGTCCGGTTCCTCGCAGGCGGTGTCGCAGGGTGTGAACTCACCGTCGTAGAAGGCGACGGCGCTCTTCGCGGGGATCGTCAGCGTCGCGTTGCCGCCGGACACCGTCACCGTCGAGGCGCCGTTGTCGACGACGTTGGCGTAGCTGCCGTCGGCCATGCCGGTCGCGAAGGTGTACGTCGCCGCCGACGAGCCGTTGTTGATCGCGACATAGCCGGCCGTGCCGCGTCCGAAGCCGATGACGCTCGGCGACTTGCTCGACCAGTTGGTCACCGACTCCGAGCCGACCGCGTTGTGCCACTTCACCATGCCGTTGATCGCGGTGTCCCGCTGGAGG from Streptomyces davaonensis JCM 4913 encodes the following:
- a CDS encoding glycoside hydrolase family 13 protein, with the translated sequence MSQHSADPAPTSAVATVAHRRDWWRDAVIYQVYPRSFADSNGDGMGDLEGVRSRLPYLRDLGVDAVWLSPFYASPQADAGYDVADYRAVDPMFGNLLDADALIRDAHEVGLRIIVDLVPNHSSDQHEWFKRALREGPGSALRDRYHFRPGKGENGELPPNDWESIFGGPAWTRVTEPDGTPGEWYLHLFAPEQPDFNWEHPAVGDEFRSILRFWLDMGVDGFRIDVAHGMVKAEGLPDLGSHDQLKLLGNDVMPFFDQDGVHDIYRKWRLILDEYDGERIFVAEAWTPTVERTANYVRPDELHQAFNFQYLGTEWGAEELRTCIDRTLEAMRPVGAPATWVLSNHDVTRHATRFANPPGLGTQIRTAGDRELGLRRARAATLLMLALPGSAYVYQGEELGLPDVVDLPDEVRQDPAFFRGAGQDGFRDGCRVPIPWTREGSSYGFGSGGSWLPQPSVWAELSVEAQSGTAGSTLELYRAALAARREHPDLGAGDAVEWLKAPEGVLAFRRGEFVCVANTTGESVTTPAHGRLLLASGEIAEVDGEAKLPADTTAWWTTA